One window of the Aptenodytes patagonicus chromosome 17, bAptPat1.pri.cur, whole genome shotgun sequence genome contains the following:
- the LOC143168469 gene encoding LOW QUALITY PROTEIN: uncharacterized protein LOC143168469 (The sequence of the model RefSeq protein was modified relative to this genomic sequence to represent the inferred CDS: deleted 1 base in 1 codon): MRAVPCHKHPGLDKYPNATAPCSVARLPRTLEDQDGLRPHRHPHAQPPPSLQPLAVMELRSRRRKVPQSPPAQCPAALQDEQAGPSSAPPPRKRKRQVPKEEVCGLCRRTDCDPEVVGQLCHHRGLCVHENCLYHASGLSQRGADEEGFYGFLFPDIRQELKRVAQKRCCICRLRGASVTCRGRRCPRIFHFPCGSERGCVSQFFGEFKSFCWKHRPVQRVRAVQQDQTLCLICQEAVAGRPCYDTLVCPACTSAWFHRRCIQGQALRSALHHFRCPLCQDVATFQEEMFRLGIKIPDRDAAWEEDGAFADHYQRHSSCDASQCLCPVGRQQAEVNGPWRLLLCSSCGSRGTHQLCSAVGEDADSWECGDCSDTGTVPAVAAGPDSSPPVQGPSHSTPAPGTSAEEEEARILAGHPVPETCRSSLIKVGSSHVRLLMCPSTAGQEPPRWHRPSSWHRVPGNDEGRNRKNLQINNWLRDWSHLQNFGVFDHGSVYTTSGRDNVCGLCRRTDCDHEVIGQLCCHRGLCVHENCLYHASGLSQRGADEEGFYGFLFPDIRQQLKRVPQKRCCICRLRGASVTCRGRRCPRIFHFPCGREQGCVSQFFGEFKSFCWKHRPVQRVRAVQQDRTLCLICQEAVAGRPCYDTLVCPACTSAWFHRRCIQGQALRSALHHFRCPLCQDMATFQEEMFRLGIKIPDRDAAWEEDGAFADHYQRHSSCDASQCLCPVGRQQAEVNGPWRLLLCSSCGSRGTHQLCSAVGEDADSWECRDCSDTGTAGPGSGPQPEGFLASARL, encoded by the exons ATGCGTGCGGTGCCATGTCACAAACACCCAGGGCTGGATAAATACCCCAACGCAACCGCCCCCTGCTCAGTGGCGCGTTTGCCACGGACGCTGGAGGATCAGGACGGTCTTCGACCGCACCGACATCCCCACGCCCAGCCACCTCCTTCGCTGCAGCCACTTGCGGTGATGGAGCTGAGGTCGCGGCGCCGAAAGGTGCCGCAGTCCCCCCCTGCCCAGTGTCCCGCAGCTCTGCAGGACGAGCAGGCAGGACCCTCCTCTGCGCCTCCCCCGCGCAAAAGGAAGCGTCAGGTCCCCAAGGAGGAAG TGTGTGGGCTGTGCCGGCGGACAGACTGCGACCCCGAGGTCGTTGGGCAGCTCTGCCATCACCGTGGACTCTGCGTCcatgagaactgcctg taccacgccagcggcctgagccagagaggggccgatgaagagggcttctacggcttcctcttccccgacatccggcaggagctgaagcgggtgGCACAGAAG aggtgctgcatctgccgcctgcggggcgcctcggtcacctgccggggccggcgctgtccccgaatcttccacttcccctgcggcagcgAGCGGGgatgcgtctcccagttctttggggagttcaa gtccttctgctggaagcaccgaccggtgcagcgcgtgcgggcagtgcagcaggaccagaccctatgccttatctgccaggaggcggtggcggggcggccctgctatgacaccctggtctgtcccgcctgcaccagcgcctggttccaccgccgctgcatccag ggccaggcgctgcgctctgccctgcaccacttccgctgcccgctctgccaggacgtggccaccttccaggaggagatgtttcgcctgggcatcaaaatccctgacag ggatgctgcctgggaggaggacggggccttcgcagaccattaccagcggcacagctcctgcgacgccagccagtgcctgtgcccagtgggacggcagcaggcggaggtgaatgg gccctggagactcctgctgtgcagctcctgtggctcccgcgggacacaccagctctgctctgccgtgggagaagatgccgactcctgggagtgcggagactgcagcgacacgggcaccg tgcccgccgttgcagccggcccagactccagC CCGCCGGTGCAGGGACCCTCGCACAGCACCCCGGCTCCTGGCACTtcggctgaggaggaagaggccaggATCCTCGCAGGACACCCTGTCCCAGAAACCTGCAGATCCTCACTAATAAAAGTTGGATCTTCACACGTGCGTTTGCTGATGTGCCCGAGcactgcagggcaagagcctccACGGTGGCACCGACCCTCCTCTTGGCACCGTG TtccagggaatgatgagggaagaaacaggaagaacctGCAGATCAATAACTGGCTCCGAGACTGGAGTCACCtgcaaaattttggggtttttgatcatgggtcggtctacacgacatcAGGCCGTGacaatg TGTGCGGCCTGTGCCGGCGGACAGACTGTGACCACGAGGTCATTGGGCAGCTCTGCTGTCACCGTGGACTCTGCGTCcatgagaactgcctg taccacgccagcgggctgagccagagaggggccgatgaagagggcttctacggcttcctcttccccgacatccggcagCAGCTGAAGCGGGTGCCACAGAAG aggtgctgcatctgccgcctgcggggcgcctcagtcacctgccggggccggcgctgtccccgaatcttccacttcccctgcggcagggagcagggctgcgtctcccagttcttcggggagttcaa gtccttctgctggaagcaccgaccggtgcagcgcgtgcgggcagtgcagcaggaccggaccctatgccttatctgccaggaggcggtggcggggcggccctgctatgacaccctggtctgtcccgcctgcaccagcgcctggttccaccgccgctgcatccag ggccaggcgctgcgctctgccctgcaccacttccgctgcccgctctgccaggacatggccaccttccaggaggagatgtttcgcctgggcatcaaaatccctgacag ggatgctgcctgggaggaggacggggccttcgcggaccattaccagcggcacagctcctgcgacgccagccagtgcctgtgcccagtgggacggcagcaggcggaggtgaatgg gccctggagactcctgctgtgcagctcctgtggctcccgcgggacacaccagctctgctctgccgtgggagaagatgccgactcctgggagtgcagagactgcagcgacacaggcaccg CCGGGCCAGGCTCCGGACCCCAGCCAGAGGGGTTTTTGGCCAGTGCCCGGCTGTGA